In the Mesorhizobium sp. M1D.F.Ca.ET.043.01.1.1 genome, TAGTTGACGGTGAGCGGGAAGAAATCGAGGCCGGGCTTCGGTTCCTTCATCGAAACGACGGTGGCGAGAACCACGGTCTCGCCGTAGGTGGCGAGCACGGCACCGTCAGCCTGGCGGGCGATCTTGCCGGTTTCCAGGATGAGCGGACGGCCGCCCCATTCGATTTCCACTTTGTGATGATTGAACATATCTTGTCCTTCATATGCGGAAAGGGCCGCGCCGTCTCAACGGTCGCGGGGCATCCCTTTCCTGGCTTCCTTCGGGCAGCCACGGGCAAGACAACGGGAAGCTCGATAATCCGGCGTATTGCCGAGCGAGCATCCTGCAATCCTGCCCCATGACCGTCCACGGGCGGTTCCGAATGGCCCTCTGCACTTTCGGAACCAGGTCTGGCCGACCGGTCGGCCGGCCTTGCGCATGACGCCGAAAATCCCTGTTTCCGGAACGCGCCCTGCGCGAATGCGAATTTCGAGAGCGCTTCGCGCTCCATTCTCAGCATCGAGACACCGGACCAGCCGATGCGCCAATGCGCGACCGGCGGGCTCTCCGCAGAGAGCCCGCCGGTCAATTCGTCAGCGACGCAGACCGAGCTTGTCGATCAGCGTCTGATAGCGCGCGTCATCCTTGCGCTTGAGGTAGTCAAGCAGGCTGCGGCGCTGGGAAACGAGAGCAAGCAAACCACGGCGGGAATGGTTATCCTTCTTGTGGTCCTTGAAGTGCTCCGTCAGGTTCTTGATGCGCTCGGAAAGGATGGCAACCTGGACTTCCGGGGACCCGGTATCGCCCTTGGCGGTTGCGAATTCAGTCATCAATTCCTTCTTGCGATCGGCAGTAATCGACATCGTGTTTTTCCTTATCTGTTCGAGGAAACGGGACGCCCACAGCCGGGATGTCGTCCAGCAGGGGCCGGTGCAAGCGACGCGTCAGGGCGCGAAGCTGCGGCGCATATAGTGCAATTTCCTGCAAAACGCCAGCCTAATCGTCGAGCCGGCTTGTCGCAGGTCTTGCCGCAAAAACAGAGGGTTCCGCCCGCTACAGCCACTTCTTCCATTTGAAGAAGGCGACGAGCCCGACGGCGACGACCAGCATGAACAAAAGTGCCGCCGGGTAGCCGTAGTAAGCCTTCAGCTCCGGCATGTTCCAGGGCGAGCTTTCCGGCTCGAAATTCATGCCCCAGACACCGACAAGGAAGGTAAGCGGCATGAAGATCACCGAGACGATCGTCAGATAGGAGATGACGTCGTTGGTACGCGCCTGGGTCAGCGACAGATGCATCTCGATCAGGCCGGTCAGCATGTCGCGCTGGTTCTCGACCAGCTCGATCAGCCGCAGCGCATGGTCGAGCGTGTCGTTGAAGAAGATCTTGGTCTCTGCCGTTACAAAGGGAACGTCGTTGCGGATCAGCGTCGCCAGCGCATCGCGCATCGGCCACAGCACTCCCTTCAGCACATTGGCGTCCCGCCGCAACTCGTGCAGCTGCCGCATCTGATGCTTGTGCGGCGTGTTCAGCATCTGGTCCTCGATGCCGTCGACCAATTCGCTCGCCGCCTCGATCGGCGGGAAATAGCTGTCGACGATGGCGTCGATTAGCGCATAGGCGAGATAGTCGGCGCTGCGCGAGCGCAGCCGGTTGGGCATGGCCGCCGCGATGCGCTTGCGCACGGGGTCGAACGGATCGCCTTCGCGCTCCTGGAAGGTGACGACGAAGCTCTTGCCGAAGAACACCGCGATCTGCTCGTAGCGGTGCGCGGTGACATCGTCGATCATGCGCATGGCGACGAAGGCATGGTCCTCGAAGAAATCCACCTTCGGCCGCTGGCCGGTGTTGACGACATCCTCCAACGCCAGCGGATGCAGGTTGAAAATCCGGCCGATCTCCTCGATCAGCGGGATGTTGGCAAGTCCGGTGCAGTCCAGCCAGACGAGCGGCCATTTTTCGCAATGGGCGTTGAGCTCGTCGATGCTGGCATTGTCGATGGTCTTGAATTTTTCGGGCGAGATCAGCGTCAGCCTGAGCTCGCTGCGCCGCGCCGCCGGATCGGCGATCAAGGTGCCAGGCGAAGCTCCAACTGGCGGCCGGCGGGTTTTCAACGGCGCCCGTTTCCTGTCGCTGTCAGCCATGTATCCCTCGACGCCGAGCGCCCGTCAGCCTGAGTCTCGCACTGAAACTAACGCATGACGTCGCCGACCGGAATCGGTTTTCAGAAAGGACCAAGCGCAGATTCAAGGCTTTAGAGGAGACTTACCCGACAAAGACGCGCTTGGGCTTGAACATGCCCTGCTCGATGGCGCCGATGGCGACGAGCTTGCCGCGCGCGGTGGCGCAGGCCTCCTCGGCCTCGACCGGCGCATCGCGGCCGCGAATGATGACGGGGTTGCCGAGGCGGATCTTGGTCGCCGCGTCGTCGCTGACGGCGACCTGCGGCAGGCAGTCGAGCGCCGCGGCGGTATCGACCAGCAGCTGATCGATGGCACCGAAATCGGCCGGCGCCTCGGCTTCCTCGCCAGAATTCTCATCGGCCCTGCCGCCGAAGCGCGCGGCTTCGAGCTCGGCGACGGTGACGAAATCGTCCGCCGTGAACGGCTCGACCTCGACGCGGCGCAGTTCGGCGATATGGCCGAAGCAGCCCAGATCGCGGCCCATGTCGCGCGCAAGCGAACGCACATAGGTGCCTTTGCCGCATTCGACCTCGAAGACGGTCTTATCGGCGCCATGCTCGACGATGTCCAAACGGCCGATCTCGATCTCGCGGGCGGGAATTTCGACGGTCTCGCCGTCGCGGGCAAGGTCGTAGGCGCGTTCGCCGGCGATCTTTATGGCCGAGAATTGCGGCGGCGTCTGCATGATGATGCCGGTGTATTCCGGCAGCAGCGCCCTCACCTCGGCCTCGGCCGGGCGCCGGTCGGAGCTGTTCGTCACCGGCCCTTCGAGGTCGTCGGTCGAGCGCTCCTCGCCCCAGGCGACGGTGAAGCGGTAGACCTTGGCGCCGTCCTGCACATAAGGCACGGTCTTGGTCGCCTCGCCGAGCGCGATCGGCAGCATGCCGGAAGCGAGCGGATCGAGCGTGCCGGCGTGGCCGGCCTTCTCCGCCTGGAACAGCCATTTGATCTTGGAGACCGCTTCGGTCGAGCCCATGCCGACCGGCTTGTCCAGCACCACCCAGCCGGAAACCGGCCTGCCCTTCTTCTTGCCGCGACGCGCCACTTATTCTTCGTCCTTGTCGTT is a window encoding:
- the corA gene encoding magnesium/cobalt transporter CorA — protein: MADSDRKRAPLKTRRPPVGASPGTLIADPAARRSELRLTLISPEKFKTIDNASIDELNAHCEKWPLVWLDCTGLANIPLIEEIGRIFNLHPLALEDVVNTGQRPKVDFFEDHAFVAMRMIDDVTAHRYEQIAVFFGKSFVVTFQEREGDPFDPVRKRIAAAMPNRLRSRSADYLAYALIDAIVDSYFPPIEAASELVDGIEDQMLNTPHKHQMRQLHELRRDANVLKGVLWPMRDALATLIRNDVPFVTAETKIFFNDTLDHALRLIELVENQRDMLTGLIEMHLSLTQARTNDVISYLTIVSVIFMPLTFLVGVWGMNFEPESSPWNMPELKAYYGYPAALLFMLVVAVGLVAFFKWKKWL
- the truB gene encoding tRNA pseudouridine(55) synthase TruB gives rise to the protein MARRGKKKGRPVSGWVVLDKPVGMGSTEAVSKIKWLFQAEKAGHAGTLDPLASGMLPIALGEATKTVPYVQDGAKVYRFTVAWGEERSTDDLEGPVTNSSDRRPAEAEVRALLPEYTGIIMQTPPQFSAIKIAGERAYDLARDGETVEIPAREIEIGRLDIVEHGADKTVFEVECGKGTYVRSLARDMGRDLGCFGHIAELRRVEVEPFTADDFVTVAELEAARFGGRADENSGEEAEAPADFGAIDQLLVDTAAALDCLPQVAVSDDAATKIRLGNPVIIRGRDAPVEAEEACATARGKLVAIGAIEQGMFKPKRVFVG
- the rpsO gene encoding 30S ribosomal protein S15: MWASRFLEQIRKNTMSITADRKKELMTEFATAKGDTGSPEVQVAILSERIKNLTEHFKDHKKDNHSRRGLLALVSQRRSLLDYLKRKDDARYQTLIDKLGLRR